The genomic region GCCGCCGGCACCCCGGCCACCGCCGCCCCCTGCAGCACGCGCAGCACCAGGAACACGTCGAAGTCCGGCGCGAACGGCAACGCGAACCCGATCACCCCGGCCAGCAGCACGCTCGTGACGATCACCCGCCTGCGCCCGACCCGTTCCGACAACGCCGCGACCGGCACGACCACCAGCGCGAGCGCGATCGTGGACGCCGAGATCGCCAGCGACGCCCCACCGGGCCCGAGCCCGTACTCGTGCGCGATCAGCGGCAGCACCGGCTGCGGCGCGTAGAGCAACGCGAAGCCGGCGAGCCCGGACGCGGCGACGGACGCGGTCAACCTGTTCACGCTTCCGACGCTAAGCCATACGTCCAATACGGAAATGGGCCAGAATCGATCCGTGGACGAATTGGACCTGGCCCCGAAGCTGGCGGTGCTGAAAGCGCTTGCCGCCGACGAGCACGTGACCCGCGCCGCCGAACGCGTCGGCCTTCCCCAGCCCACAGTCAGCCGCTGGCTGGCCGAGCTCGGCGACGCGCTCGGCTCGCCGGTGGTGGTGCGTTCCGGTCGTCGCGTCCGCCTCACCCGAGCCGGCCGCCTGCTCGCCGAGGCCGCCACACGCTCGTTGGCCGCCCTGGAACCGGGCCTGCGCGAGGTCGAGGAGGAGCTCGACCCGGAGAAGGGCCGCGTGGTGCTCGGCTTCCTGCACATGCTCGGCCGCTCGGTCGTCCCCGAACTGGTCCGCGGCTTCCGCGCCGAACACCCGCACGTCCGCTTCGGCCTGGTCCAGAACGCACGCCAGAGCGTCGTCGACAAGCTCGTCGCCGGCGAGATCGACCTGGCACTGGTCGCGCCACCGCCTACGGGTCCCGAGTTCGTCTCGGAGGTGCTGTTCGAGCAGGAGCTGATCATCGTGGTGCCGTCGACGCACCGGCTGGCGGAGCGCAGGTCGGTGCGGCTGCGGGACCTGGCGGACGAGGACTTCATCGTGCTGGAGCACGGCTACGGACTGCGGCAGATCACCGACGACATGTGCGCGGAGGCCGGGTTCACACCCCGGATCGCCTTCGAGTCGCAGGAGATCGAGACCGTGCGCGGGCTGGTGGCGGCGGGGCTCGGGGTCGCGCTGATCACGCGGGCCGAGCTGACGGCGCCGGCGGGACTGCGCGAGGTGCCGCTGACGCCGCGGTCGGCGCGGGTGTTCGGGCTGGCGTGGCTGGCGGACCACCCGCTGCCGCCGGCGGTGCGGGCGTTCCGGGATCACGCGTTGTCGAGCAGCCGGTCGTAGGACGCGAGTTGGACGTGCACGCGGGTGGGGAGGTCGGACAGGTCTTCCTGTTCACCGCGCCGTCCATGCAGGAAGAGCACGGAGAAGTTCCACACGCCCGGCCGCCGGTGGTGAATGTTGCGCGATTCGAGCGACTTGGAGAGCTTCTCCGTCAGTGCGTGCACGAGGGGGAACTCGCCGGCACGACGTCCAGGGAGGTAGTTGTTGTACGGGCGTTCGTGGAACTCGACCTCCGGCCCGAACGCCTGGTCGACCTCGGCCAGCACGTCGGCGCCGCCTGGTCCGGTTGGCCCGAGCACGACGAACGTCATCTCGATCGGCCCGGTCATGCCGTGACGCCTGATGGTGACGAAGTCGCCCGGCAACCCTTCGATGACCCGGCCGGGCGGCACGAAGGACCCGTAGACCACCGTTGCGAGCAGGCGTCGGTGAACAGTGAGCACCTGGCGGACGTCATCGCAGCCACCTCCTGCCGCGAGCACCGCGCGGAGCGGTTCCCGGGCCGCCTCCACCACGGTGAGGCGTTCCTCCGGCGAGTCCGCCCGCGGCAGTTCGCCGACACGTTCGGGGAAAGCCGCCCGCACGAGCTTTCCCGCCACCACGTGCAGGCCACGCGCCGTGCTCACGCCCTTCACGTCCGCCAGCAACGGCGAGTACCGCGCCACGTCCGCCACATTCATGCCGTGCCACACCGGCAGCACCCGCCGATCGCCGCCCGCCGTGGCCATCAGCCCCGCCAGCTCGCGCTGCGGCCACTGCTTCGCGAAGAAAGCCTCGCTCAGCACCACCACGCCGTAGCGCGACGACCCGAGGCCGCGGTCGATCTCCCGCAGCACCGAGTCGCCGACGCGCAGCGTGAAGTCGTCGTACCAGACCGAGAACCCGACCGACTGCAGGTAGTGGGCCAGCGGGCCCGCCACGAGCCGTTTGTCCTCACTGGCGTGGCTGATGAAGAAGTCCCACTCGTCAGGGGTTCCAGCGCTGTGCACCCGACCAGGTTCGCAGGTACGACTCCGCGCCACTCAGCATGTCCGTCACCAGCTGGTCCCCGCCGATCTGCCGCACCTGCTCCACCCAGTCCGGCAGCAACCCGATATGCGCGCCGCCGTCGGTGTTGACGTCCCACACGCGTTCGCCGGTGCGTTGCCGGTCCACCAGCGGGCCGTCCGGGTA from Lentzea guizhouensis harbors:
- a CDS encoding toll/interleukin-1 receptor domain-containing protein, translating into MHSAGTPDEWDFFISHASEDKRLVAGPLAHYLQSVGFSVWYDDFTLRVGDSVLREIDRGLGSSRYGVVVLSEAFFAKQWPQRELAGLMATAGGDRRVLPVWHGMNVADVARYSPLLADVKGVSTARGLHVVAGKLVRAAFPERVGELPRADSPEERLTVVEAAREPLRAVLAAGGGCDDVRQVLTVHRRLLATVVYGSFVPPGRVIEGLPGDFVTIRRHGMTGPIEMTFVVLGPTGPGGADVLAEVDQAFGPEVEFHERPYNNYLPGRRAGEFPLVHALTEKLSKSLESRNIHHRRPGVWNFSVLFLHGRRGEQEDLSDLPTRVHVQLASYDRLLDNA
- a CDS encoding LysR family transcriptional regulator, which gives rise to MDELDLAPKLAVLKALAADEHVTRAAERVGLPQPTVSRWLAELGDALGSPVVVRSGRRVRLTRAGRLLAEAATRSLAALEPGLREVEEELDPEKGRVVLGFLHMLGRSVVPELVRGFRAEHPHVRFGLVQNARQSVVDKLVAGEIDLALVAPPPTGPEFVSEVLFEQELIIVVPSTHRLAERRSVRLRDLADEDFIVLEHGYGLRQITDDMCAEAGFTPRIAFESQEIETVRGLVAAGLGVALITRAELTAPAGLREVPLTPRSARVFGLAWLADHPLPPAVRAFRDHALSSSRS